In a genomic window of Meleagris gallopavo isolate NT-WF06-2002-E0010 breed Aviagen turkey brand Nicholas breeding stock chromosome 1, Turkey_5.1, whole genome shotgun sequence:
- the SYCE3 gene encoding synaptonemal complex central element protein 3 isoform X2 yields MARQEPQERNYDNMLKMIEDLNRDLEKLLEEMEKLTVQATWMAYDMVVMRTNPDLTNSMRHLEEAFLNCREEMEKKWQEVLRESKGEEQKKE; encoded by the exons ATGGCCAGACAAGAACCTCAAGAGAGAAACTATGACAATATGCTGAAGATGATAGAGGACCTGAACAGGGACCTAGAAAAACTTCTggaggaaatggaaaaactgaCAG TTCAGGCAACCTGGATGGCATATGACATGGTAGTAATGCGTACCAACCCTGACCTGACCAATTCCATGAGGCACTTGGAAGAGGCTTTCCTGAActgcagagaagaaatggagaaaaaatggcAAGAAGTGCTAAGAGAATCTAAAGGTGAAGAGCAAAAAAAGGAATAA